A window of Caretta caretta isolate rCarCar2 chromosome 13, rCarCar1.hap1, whole genome shotgun sequence contains these coding sequences:
- the CHD8 gene encoding chromodomain-helicase-DNA-binding protein 8 isoform X2, with translation MADPIMDLFDDPNLFGLDSLTDEGFAQAPPDPIEEALGLPGALDPSQPTPPPATEPAQPETLPGQPNPTPVSPQPDPPQPGLPQEQEVLSQGNPFMGVSSASSAMVSSSSVVGQQLPQAAAPLPAPKIVILKAPAGGSVTGAHVAQIQAQPQPLGAANGGKVTFAKVLTGTPLRPGVSIVSSNAVLATKVSASGGPTTVHRLVQPGRPVKQLVLQPVKSPPGGMGAAGGTPLKPAVTLTSAPAQGESKRITLVLQQPQGGSGPPGQRHVVLGNLPGKIVLQGNQLAALSQAKGVPGQPAKVVTIQLQVQQPPGGQPGGPHKIQLLQQPPAAGASGQQPPLAVSSVQQAQVVGGPGQRLTVPLKVVLQPQAGSSQSGSPGLSVVKVLSSSEVAALSGHGTRSGSEETRKLEHQKKQEKANRIVAEAIARARARGEQNIPRVLNEDELPSVRPEEEGERKRRRKGERGGPKEERPRKGRGQGGSGKSKGRSKPSTITPVVGKKRKRNASSDNSDTEAIPAPSPREEEESSVQKRRSNRQVKRKKYTEDLDIKITDDEEDEELDVTGPVRPEQPPVPQPPAPEPEGETLPSMQFFVENPSEEDAAIVDKVLSMRVVKKELPSGQFTEAEEFFVKYKNYSYLHCEWATIAQLEKDKRIHQKLKRFKTKMTQMRHFFHEDEEPFNPDYVEVDRILDESHSVDKDNGEPVIYYLVKWCSLPYEDSTWELKEDVDEGKVREFKRIQARHPDLKRVARPQAISWKKLELSHEYKNRNQLREYQLEGVNWLLFNWYNRQNCILADEMGLGKTIQSIAFLQEVYNVGIRGPFLVIAPLSTITNWEREFNTWTEMNSIVYHGSLASRQMIQQYEMYCKDSRGRLIPGAYKFDALITTFEMILSDCPELREIEWRCVIIDEAHRLKNRNCKLLDSLKHMDLEHKVLLTGTPLQNTVEELFSLLHFLEPSQFPSEAEFLKDFGDLKTEEQVQKLQAILKPMMLRRLKEDVEKNLAPKQETIIEVELTNIQKKYYRAILEKNFSFLSKGAGHTNMPNLLNTMMELRKCCNHPYLINGAEEKILAEFRDSCPHYVPHDLHLQAMVRSAGKLVLIDKLLPKLKAGGHKVLIFSQMVRCLDILEDYLIQRRYLYERIDGRVRGNLRQAAIDRFSKPDSDRFVFLLCTRAGGLGINLTAADTCIIFDSDWNPQNDLQAQARCHRIGQSKAVKVYRLITRNSYEREMFDKASLKLGLDKAVLQSMSGREGSIAGIQQFSKKEIEDLLRKGAYAAIMEEDDEGSKFCEEDIDQILLRRTTTITIESEGKGSTFAKASFVASENRTDIALDDPNFWQKWAKKADLDLDQLNSKNNLVIDTPRVRKQTRHFSTLKDDDLVEFSDLESEDEERPRSRRHDRHHPLHHSYGRTDCFRVEKHLLVYGWGRWREILSHGRFKRRLSERDVETICRAILVYCLLHYRGDENIKGFIWDLISPVENGKAKELQNHSGLSIPVPRGRKGKKVKSQSTFDVHKAEWIRKYNPDTLFQDESYKKHLKHQCNKVLLRVRMLYYLRQEVIGDQASKVLAGAGASEINIWFPLVEQLEVPTGWWDAEADKSLLIGVFKHGYEKYNTMRADPALCFLEKAGRPDDKAIAAEHRLDVGEGAEFDKDCEDPEYKPLSGPAKEQDDEGDPLMLLDEEISVVDGDEGQPAQPGHLFWPPGSVLTARLRRLITACQRSYKQEQLKMEAAERGDRRRRRCEAACKLKEMVRREKQQRWTRREQSDFYRVVSSFGVEYDPDTLHFHWGRFRALARLDRKTDESLTKYFHGFVAMCRQVCRLPPAASDESPDPTLFIEPISEERASRTLYRVDLLRRLREQVLCHPLLQERLALCQPPGPELPTWWECGRHDGELLQGAARHGLSQTDDTIMQDPDFSFLAARLSYLHGRAGTPQPPAGGAGAATTSPLSPTPEMPAPLLPVLLSKPDSADDSDSELDLGKLSPSTSGSSSSCSEDSDDERGTMPCRGKLSEEEEESLLSLPTSQEGDSPQPTAPELLLQERQRAHEWPKDRVLINRIDLVCQAVLSGKWPSSQRTQEPCGGPGGDVAPRLPGDYASSPAPHACPQEEAPALYTRLRHSPEEKEFTVQIKDEEGIKLTFQKHKLIPNGALHERHPHPLGHKKSSKKLVEYMEDRRKWHRCKKTGTVELSCLPGLERGPGASGSHNGKKGFVTDPVMSRLLPGPLESEGGLKQPRGRRAGVELSKMVSLMGGAGRSQLGAIGPLSLHGPFQPGPTPGSSLPYIPFPTASSSGSLLHPGLGHGSYPPGPHMHLGSLGHPQPDEEEEDEEDELDDLSQGYASSEQDFSLLDDPMMPANSDSSDGANDGGD, from the exons atGGCTGACCCCATCATGGACCTGTTCGACGACCCCAACCTTTTCGGGTTGGACTCCCTGACGGACGAAGGCTTTGCCCAAGCACCGCCCGACCCCATCGAAGAGGCGCTGGGACTGCCGGGGGCACTGGACCCCTCCCAGCCAACGCCGCCCCCTGCCACAGAGCCTGCCCAGCCAGAGACGCTGCCGGGGCAGCCGAATCCCACGCCTGTCTCCCCGCAGCCAGACCCTCCGCAGCCAGGACTCCCCCaggagcaggaggtgctgagccagGGGAACCCCTTTATGGGCGTGTCCAGTGCCAGCAGTGCCATGGTGTCGTCCTCCTCCGTTGTGGGGCAGCAGCTGCCGCAGGCTGCAGCCCCGCTGCCAGCCCCCAAGATTGTCATCCTGAAGGCCCCAGCAGGCGGCTCCGTGACGGGGGCCCACGTGGCTCAGAtccaggcccagccccagccactgggGGCAGCCAACGGGGGCAAGGTGACCTTTGCCAAGGTACTGACAGGCACCCCACTGCGCCCTGGCGTCTCCATCGTCTCCAGCAATGCTGTGCTGGCCACCAAGGTGTCCGCCTCGGGTGGCCCCACCACTGTGCACCGGCTGGTCCAGCCCGGCCGGCCCGTCAAGCAGCTGGTGTTGCAGCCAGTGAAAAGCCCGCCGGGGGGCATGGGGGCTGCAGGTGGAACACCCCTGAAACCTGCTGTCACCCTGACATCCGCCCCTGCTCAG GGTGAGTCGAAGCGCATCACTCTGGTGCTCCAGCAGCCGCAGGGGGGCAGTGGCCCCCCAGGGCAGCGCCACGTGGTGCTGGGCAACCTGCCGGGGAAGATCGTGCTGCAGGGCAACCAGCTGGCGGCCCTGAGCCAGGCCAAGGGGGTGCCGGGCCAGCCGGCCAAGGTGGTGACCATCCAGCTGCAGGtgcagcagcccccagggggtCAGCCTGGGGGGCCTCACAAGatccagctgctgcagcagcccccggCGGCAGGTGCCTCAGGACAGCAGCCCCCCCTGGCGGTCTCCTCCGTTCAGCAGGCCCAGGTGGTGGGTGGCCCGGGGCAGAGGCTGACGGTGCCACTCAAGGTTGTGCTGCAGCCACAG GCTGGCTCATCCCAGAGTGGCTCACCTGGGCTCTCCGTGGTGAAGGTGCTGAGCAGCAGCGAGGTGGCGGCACTGTCCGGCCATGGCACACGCAGTGGCTCAGAGGAGACCCGCAAGCTGGAGCACCAGAAGAAGCAGGAGAAGGCGAACCGCATCGTGGCGGAAGCCATTGCCCGGGCGCGGGCCCGCGGCGAGCAGAACATCCCCCGCGTGCTGAATGAGGATGAGCTGCCGAGTGTGCGGCCCGAGGAGGAGGGTGAACGCAAGCGGCGCCGCAAGGGCGAGCGTGGGGGGCCCAAGGAGGAGAGGCCCCGCAAGGGCCGGGGCCAGGGGGGCTCTGGCAAAAGCAAGGGGCGCAGCAAGCCCAG CACCATCACCCCCGTAGTGGGGAAAAAACGGAAGCGGAACGCCTCCTCCGATAACTCTGACACTGAGGCCATTCCAGCTCCATCCCCCCgcgaggaggaggagagcagcgTTCAG aagCGTCGCTCCAACCGGCAGGTGAAGCGGAAGAAATACACCGAGGATCTGGACATCAAGATCACGGACGACGAGGAGGATGAGGAGCTGGACGTGACAGGGCCAGTGCGGCCTGAGCAGCCTCCCGtgccgcagccccctgcccctgagccGGAGGGAGAGACCCTGCCCTCCATGCAGTTCTTCGTG GAGAACCCCAGTGAGGAGGATGCCGCCATTGTAGACAAGGTGCTGTCCATGCGGGTGGTGAAGAAGGAG cTCCCCTCAGGGCAGTTCACTGAAGCAGAGGAATTCTTCGTCAAATACAAAAACTA CTCGTATCTGCACTGCGAATGGGCCACCATTGCCCAGCTGGAGAAGGACAAGCGAATCCACCAGAAACTCAAGCGCTTCAAGACCAAGATGACCCAGATGAGGCACTTCTTCCATGAG GATGAGGAGCCTTTTAACCCTGACTATGTGGAGGTCGACCGGATCCTGGATGAGTCCCACAGTGTCGATAAGGACAACGGAGAG CCGGTGATCTATTACCTGGTGAAGTGGTGCTCCCTGCCTTATGAGGACAGTACCTGGGAGCTcaaggaggatgtggatgaggggaaagtccGTGAGTTCAAACGCATCCAGGCCCGGCACCCTGATCTCAAACGCGTG GCCCGCCCCCAGGCCATCTCCTGGAAAAAACTGGAGCTCTCCCATGAGTACAAGAACCGCAACCAGCTGCGCGAGTATCAGCTGGAGGGGGTCAACTGGCTGCTCTTCAACTGGTACAACAG GCAGAACTGTATCCTGGCAGATgagatggggctggggaagaCCATCCAGTCGATCGCCTTCCTACAGGAAGTTTACAACGTGGGCATCCGAGGCCCGTTCCTGGTCATCGCTCCCCTCTCCACCATCACCAACTGGGAGCGCGAGTTCAACACGTGGACCGAGATGAACAGCATCGTCTACCACGGCAGCTTGGCCTCCCGCCAGATGATCCAACAGTACGAGATGTACTGCAAGGACTCCCGG GGCCGGCTGATCCCTGGCGCCTACAAGTTCGACGCGCTCATCACCACTTTTGAGATGATCCTGTCAGACTGCCCCGAGCTGCGGGAGATTGAGTGGCGCTGCGTCATCATCGACGAGGCCCACCGGCTCAAGAACCGCAACTGCAAGCTGCTGGACAGCCTCAAGCACATGGACCTG GAGCACAAGGTGCTGCTGACGGGCACCCCGCTGCAGAACACAGTAGAGGAGCTGTTCAGCCTGCTGCACTTCCTGGAGCCCTCGCAGTTCCCCTCCGAGGCCGAGTTCCTCAAGGACTTCGGGGACCTCAAGACAGAGGAGCAG gtgCAGAAGCTCCAGGCCATCCTGAAGCCCATGATGCTGCGGCGGCTGAAAGAGGATGTGGAGAAGAACCTGGCGCCCAAGCAGGAGACCATCATCGAGGTGGAGCTGACCAACATCCAGAAGAAATACTACCGGGCCATCCTGGAGAAGAACTTCTCCTTCCTGTCCAAGGGGGCGGGGCACACCAACATGCCTAACCTGCTCAACACCATGATGGAGCTCCGCAAGTGCTGCAACCACCCCTACCTCATCAACG GCGCGGAAGAGAAGATCCTGGCTGAGTTTCGGGACTCTTGCCCGCACTACGTGCCCCATGATCTGCACCTCCAGGCCATGGTGCGCTCGGCCGGCAAGCTGGTGCTCATTGACAAGCTGCTGCCCAAGCTTAAGGCGGGCGGCCACAAGGTGCTGATCTTCTCGCAGATGGTGCGCTGCCTCGACATCTTGGAGGACTACCTCATCCAGAGGCG gtaCCTGTATGAGCGGATTGACGGACGGGTGCGGGGGAACCTGCGGCAGGCTGCCATTGACCGCTTTAGCAAGCCTGACTCGGACCGCTTTGTCTTCCTACTCTGCACTCGGGCGGGCGGCCTGGGCATCAACCTCACGGCAGCCGACACCTGCATCATCTTCGACTCAGACTGGAACCCCCAGAACGACCTGCAG GCGCAGGCCCGCTGCCACCGGATCGGGCAGAGCAAGGCGGTGAAGGTCTATCGCCTCATCACCCGCAACTCCTATGAGCGCGAGATGTTCGACAAGGCCAGCCTCAAGCTGGGCCTGGACAAGGCCGTGCTGCAGTCCATGAGTGGGCGCGAGGGCAGCATCGCTGGG atccAGCAGTTCTCCAAGAAGGAGATTGAGGACCTGCTGCGCAAGGGGGCCTATGCTGCCATCATGGAGGAGGACGATGAGGGCTCCAAGTTCTGCGAGGAGGATATTGACCAGATCCTGCTGCGCCGTACGACCACCATCACCATTGAGAGTGAGGGCAAGGGCTCCACTTTCGCTAAG GCGAGCTTCGTGGCCTCAGAGAACCGCACAGATATCGCCCTGGACGACCCCAACTTCTGGCAGAAATGGGCCAAGAAAGCAGACCTGGACCTGGACCAGCTCAACAGCAAg aataACCTGGTGATCGACACGCCGCGGGTGCGGAAGCAGACCCGGCACTTCAGCACCCTGAAGGACGATGACCTGGTGGAGTTCTCGGACCTGGAGAGCGAGGATGAGGAGCGGCCGCGCTCCAGGCGTCATGACCGCCACCACCCCCTGCACCACTCTTACGGGCGCACCGACTGCTTCCGCGTGGAGAAGCACCTGCTGGTCTACGG ctggggCCGCTGGCGGGAGATCCTGTCCCATGGGCGGTTCAAGCGGCGCCTGTCGGAGCGGGACGTGGAGACAATCTGCCGTGCCATCCTGGTCTACTGCCTGCTGCACTACCGAGGCGACGAGAACATCAAGGGTTTCATCTGGGACCTGATCAGCCCCGTTGAGAACGGCAAggccaaggagctgcagaaccaCTCGG GCTTGTCGATCCCCGTGCCACGGGGGCGCAAGGGCAAGAAGGTGAAGTCCCAGAGCACGTTCGATGTCCACAAAGCCGAGTGGATCCGCAAGTACAACCCCGACACACTCTTTCAGGACGAGAGCTACAAGAAGCACCTCAAGCACCAGTGCAACAA GGTGTTGCTGCGAGTGCGGATGCTGTACTACCTGCGCCAGGAGGTGATCGGGGACCAGGCCAGCAAGGTGCTGGCTGGTGCTGGTGCGAG CGAGATCAACATCTGGTTCCCACTGGTGGAGCAGCTGGAGGTGCCAACCGGCTGGTGGGACGCTGAGGCCGACAAGTCCCTGCTCATTGGGGTCTTCAAGCATG gctatGAGAAATACAACACCATGCGAGCTGACCCCGCCCTCTGCTTCCTGGAGAAGGCTGGGCGCCCCGATGACAAGGCCATTGCTGCGGAGCACCGcctggatgtgggggaggg GGCGGAGTTTGACAAAGACTGCGAGGACCCTGAATACAAACCGCTGTCTGGGCCAGCCAAGGAGCAGGATGACGAG gGCGATCCCCTGATGCTGCTGGATGAGGAGATCTCGGTGGTGGATGGGGATGaag GCCAGCCGGCCCAGCCTGGGCACCTGTTCTGGCCACCAGGCTCGGTGCTCACAGCCCGCCTGCGGCGCCTCATCACTGCCTGCCAGCGCAGCTACAAGCAGGAGCAGCTGAAGATGGAGGCTGCAGAGCGTGGGGACCGGCGGCGCCGTCGCTGCGAGGCAGCCTGCAAGCTCAAGGAGATGGTGCGCCGGGAGAAGCAGCAGCG gtgGACGCGTCGGGAGCAGTCTGATTTCTACCGCGTGGTGTCCAGTTTCGGGGTGGAGTACGACCCTGACACGCTGCACTTCCACTGGGGCCGCTTTCGGGCGCTGGCCCGGCTCGACCGCAAGACAGACGAAAGCCTCACCAAGTATTTCCATGGGTTTGTGGCCATGTGCCGGCAGGTGTGCCGGCTGCCCCCAGCCGCCAGCGATG AGTCCCCAGACCCCACGCTGTTCATTGAGCCCATCTCAGAGGAGCGGGCCTCCAGGACGTTGTATCGCGTGGACCTGCTGCGCCGGCTGCGGGAGCAGGTCCTGTGCCACCCGCTGCTGCAGGAGCGCCTGGCCCTGTGCCAGCCACCGGGCCCTGAGCTGCCCACCTGGTGGGAGTGCGGGCGGCACGACGGGGAGCTGCTACAGGGGGCGGCACGCCATGGGCTGAGCCAGACTGACGACACCATTATGCAGGACCCCGacttctccttcctggctgcccGCCTCAGCTACCTGCATGGCCGGGCCGggacacctcaaccccctgcagggggtgctggagcCGCCACCACCTCCCCCCTGTCTCCCACGCCCGAGATGCCGGCCCCGCTGCTGCCTGTGCTTCTCTCCAAGCCGGACTCGGCTGACGACTCGGACTCGGAGCTCGACCTGGGGAAGCTCTCGCCCTCCACGTCCGGGTCGTCATCGTCCTGCTCTGAGGACAGCGATGACGAGAGGG GCACCATGCCATGCAGGGGGAAGCTgtccgaggaggaggaggagtccctgctctccctgcccacctcccaagAGGGTGACTCTCCACAGCCCACTGCCCCGGAGCTGCTGCTACAGGAGCGGCAGCGTGCCCACGAGTGGCCCAAG GACCGGGTGCTTATTAACCGCATCGACCTGGTGTGCCAGGCTGTGCTGTCAGGGAAGTGGCCCTCAAGTCAGCGCACCCAGGAGCCCTGTGGGGGCCCGGGGGGAGACGTTGCCCCGCGGCTGCCAGGTGACTATGCCAGCTCGCCTGCTCCCCATGCCTGCCCCCAGGAGGAAGCACCAGCCCTGTACACTCGGCTCCGGCACAGCCCCGAGGAGAAGGAGTTCACTGTGCAGATCAAAGAC GAGGAGGGGATCAAGTTGACGTTCCAGAAGCATAAGCTGATCCCCAATGGCGCTCTACATGAGCGGCACCCACACCCGCTGGGCCACAAGAAGAGCAGCAAGAAGCTGGTGGag TACATGGAGGATCGGCGCAAGTGGCACCGGTGTAAAAAGACCGGCACAGTGGAGCTGAGCTGCCTGCCAGGGTTGGAGCGGGGCCCGGGGGCCAGTGGCTCCCACAATGGCAAGAAG ggcTTCGTGACTGACCCTGTGATGAGCCGGCTGTTGCCAGGTCCGTTGGAATCTGAGGGGGGCCTGAAACAGCCACGGGGTCGCCGGGCTGGTGTGGAGCTGTCCAAGATGGTATCCCTGATGGGCGGGGCCGGGCGGAGCCAGCTAGGGGCTATAGGGCCCCTGTCTTTACACGGCCCCTTCCAACCTGGACCAACCCCTGGCTCTTCCCTTCCCTACATACCCTTCCCTACAgcctcctcctctggctccctgctgcaCCCGGGGTTGGGCCACGGCAGCTATCCCCCAGGCCCACACATGCACCTGGGCTCCCTGGGGCACCCGCAGCctgatgaggaagaagaggatgagGAGGATGAGCTGGATGACTTGTCTCAGGGCTACGCCAGTTCAGAACAGGACTTCTCTCTGCTCGATGACCCTATGATGCCTGCCAACTCGGACTCCAGTGATGGTGCTAATGATGGAGGCGACTGA